A stretch of Malus sylvestris chromosome 11, drMalSylv7.2, whole genome shotgun sequence DNA encodes these proteins:
- the LOC126589486 gene encoding NADH--cytochrome b5 reductase 1-like, with translation MELLQRHRAETVSIAMAVVVIGVGTAYYFYITNKTKQKGCLDPDKFKEFKLVKRTQLSHNVAKFKFALPTPSAVLGLPIGQHMSCRGKDSLNEVVVKPYTPTTLDSDVGYFELVIKMYPQGRMSHHFQMMREGDYLAVKGPKGRFKYQPNQVRAFGMLAGGTGITPMFQVARAILENPSDRTYVHLLYANVTYEDILLKEELDNLSCNFPNRFNIYYVLNQPPEQWEGGVGFISKEIIQSYCPAPAPDIKILRCGPPPMNKAMAANLASLGYSPEMQFQF, from the exons atggaaTTGTTGCAGAGGCACAGAGCAGAAACGGTAAGCATCGCAATGGCTGTGGTGGTCATTGGTGTTGGTACGGCCTACTATTTCTACATcaccaacaaaacaaaacagaaag GTTGCTTGGATCCTGACAAATTCAAGGAATTTAAACTTGTTAAACGCACTCAGCTCAGCCATAATGTCGCTAAATTTAAATTTGCTCTTCCAACTCCATCAGCAGTGTTGGGACTCCCTATTGGACAGCATATGAGTTGCAG AGGGAAAGACAGCCTTAATGAAGTAGTCGTCAAACCATATACCCCAACAACTTTGGATTCAGATGTTGGATACTTTGAATTAGTCATAAAg ATGTATCCACAAGGAAGGATGTCTCACCACTTCCAAATGATGCGTGAAGGTGATTATCTAGCTGTGAAAGGACCTAAG GGACGATTCAAGTATCAACCTAACCAAGTTAGAGCTTTTGGGATGCTAGCTGGAGGCACTGGCATCACTCCGATGTTCCAG GTTGCTAGAGCCATATTGGAAAATCCCAGTGACAGAACATATGTACATCTTCTATATGCCAACGTCACATATGAGGACATCCTATTGAAa GAAGAGCTGGACAATCTTTCCTGTAACTTTCCCAATCGTTTCAACATTTATTATGTTTTGAATCAG CCCCCTGAACAATGGGAAGGTGGTGTTGGATTCATATCAAAAGAAATCATTCAATCTTACTGCCCGGCGCCAGCACCGGATATTAAG ATTTTGCGATGCGGACCACCACCGATGAACAAGGCTATGGCTGCTAACCTCGCGAGTCTGGGATACAGTCCCGAAATGCAGTTCCAGTTTTAG